One part of the Symphalangus syndactylus isolate Jambi chromosome 1, NHGRI_mSymSyn1-v2.1_pri, whole genome shotgun sequence genome encodes these proteins:
- the USP19 gene encoding ubiquitin carboxyl-terminal hydrolase 19 isoform X49 produces the protein MSGGASATGPRRGPPGLEDATSKKKQKDRANQESKDGDPRKETGSRYVAQAGLELLASGDPSASASRAAGITGSRHHTRLFFPSSSGSASTPREEQTKEELLLDWRQSAEEVIVKLRVGVGPLQLEDVDAAFTDTDCVVRFAGGQQWGGVFYAEIKSSCAKVQTRKGSLLHLTLPKKVPMLTWPSLLKKPLGTQELVPGLQCQENGQELSPIALEPGPEPHRAKQEARNQKRAQGRGEVEADEQLCIPPLNPQACLLGSEENLAPLAGEKAVPPGNDPVSPAMVRCRNPGKDDCAKEEMAVAADGATLVDEPESMVNLAFVKNDSYEKGPDSVVVHVYVKEICRDTSRVLFREQDFTLIFQTRDGNFLRLHPGCGPHTIFRWQVKLRNLIEPEQCTFCFTASRIDICLRKRQSQRWGGLEAPAARVGGAKVAVPTGPTPLDSTPPGGAPHPLTGQEEARAVEKDKSKARSEDTGLDNVAARTPMEHVTPKPETHLASPKPTCMVPPMPHSPVSGDSVEEEEEEEKKVCLPGFTGLVNLGNTCFMNSVIQSLSNTRELRDFFHDRSFEAEINYNNPLGTGGRLAIGFAVLLRALWKGTHHAFQPSKLKAIVASKASQFTGYAQHDAQEFMAFLLDGLHEDLNRIQNKPYTETVDSDGRPDEVVAEEAWQRHKMRNDSFIVDLFQGQYKSKLVCPVCAKVSITFDPFLYLPVPLPQKQKVLPVFYFAREPHSKPIKFLVSVSKENSTASEVLDSLSQSVHVKPENLRLAEVIKNRFHRVFLPSHSLDTVSPSDMLLCFELLSSELAKERVVVLEVQQRPQVPSVPISKCAACQRKQQSEDEKLKRCTRCYRVGYCNQLCQKTHWPDHKGLCRPENIGYPFLVSVPASRLTYARLAQLLEGYARYSVSVFQPPFQPGRMALESQSPGCTTLLSTGSLEVGDSERDPIQPPELQLVTPMAEGDTGLPRVWAAPDRGPVPSTSGISSEMLASGPIEVGSLSAGERVSRPEAAVPGYQHPSEAMNAHTPQFFIYKIDSSSREQRLEDKGDTPLELGDDCSLALVWRNNERLQEFVLVASKELECAEDPGSAGEAARAGHFTLDQCLNLFTRPEVLAPEEAWYCPQCKQHREASKQLLLWRLPNVLIVQLKRFSFRSFIWRDKINDLVEFPVRNLDLSKFCIGQKEEQLPSYDLYAVINHYGGMIGGHYTACARLPNDRSSQRSDVGWRLFDDSTVTTVDESQVVTRYAYVLFYRRRNSPVERPPRAGHSEHHRDLGPAAEAAASQGLGPGQAPEVAPTRTAPERFAPSVDRPAPTYSNMEEVD, from the exons ATGTCTGGTGGGGCCAGTGCCACAGGCCCAAGGAGAGGGCCCCCAGGACTGGAGGACGCCACTAGTAAGAAGAAGCAGAAGGATCGAGCAAACCAGGAGAGCAAGGATGGAGATCCTAGGAAAG agacagggtctcgatatgttgcccaggctggtcttgaacttctggcgtcaggtgatccttctgcctcagcctcccgtgcagctgggatcacaggctcacgccaccacacccggctattctTTCCTTCATCGTCAGGGTCAGCATCCACTCCTCGAGAGGAGCAGACCAAAGAGG AGTTGCTGCTCGATTGGAGGCAGAGTGCAGAAGAGGTGATTGTCAAGCTTCGTGTGGGAGTAGGTCCCCTGCAGCTGGAGGATGTAGATGCTGCTTTCACAGATACGGACTGTGTGGTACGGTTTGCAG GTGGTCAGCAGTGGGGTGGTGTCTTCTATGCTGAGATAAAAAGCTCTTGTGCTAAAGTGCAAACCCGCAAGGGCAGTCTCCTGCACCTGACACTGCCCAAAAAGGTGCCTATGCTCACGTGGCCCTCCCTCCTG AAGAAACCTCTAGGGACCCAGGAGCTGGTGCCGGGGCTGCAGTGCCAGGAGAATGGGCAGGAACTGTCTCCCATTGCCCTGGAGCCAGGCCCTGAGCCCCACCGGGCTAAGCAGGAGGCCCGGAACCAGAAGCGGGCCCAGGGCCGTGGTGAG GTTGAGGCTGATGAACAGCTTTGCATACCACCGCTGAACCCCCAAgcctgccttctgggctcagagGAGAATTTAGCCCCTTTGGCAGGAGAGAAAGCAGTGCCTCCCGGGAATGACCCAGTCTCTCCAGCCATGGTCCGGTGCAGAAACCCTGGGAAAGATGACTGTGCCAAGGAGGAGATGGCAGTGGCAGCAGATGGTGCAACCTTGGTGGATG AGCCTGAGTCGATGGTGAACCTGGCATTTGTCAAGAATGACTCGTATGAGAAGGGCCCGGATTCAGTGGTGGTGCACGTGTACGTGAAGGAGATCTGCAGGGACACCTCAAGAGTACTTTTCCGTGAGCAGGACTTCACGCTCATCTTCCAGACCAG GGATGGAAACTTCCTGAGGCTGCACCCGGGCTGTGGGCCCCACACCATCTTCCGTTGGCAGGTGAAGCTCAG GAATCTGATTGAGCCAGAGCAGTGCACCTTCTGTTTCACGGCTTCTCGCATCGACATCTGCCTTCGTAAGAGGCAGAGTCAGCGCTGGGGGGGCCTGGAGGCCCCGGCTGCACGAG TGGGTGGTGCAAAGGTTGCCGTGCCGACAGGTCCAACCCCTCTGGATTCAACCCCACCAGGAGgtgctccccaccccctgacaggccagGAGGAGGCCCGGGCTGTGGAGAAGGATAAATCCAAGGCACGATCTGAGGACACAGGGCTAGACAATGTGGCAGCGCGCACACCCATGGAGCATGTAACCCCAAAGCCAGAGACACATCTGGCCTCG CCCAAGCCTACATGCATGGTGCCTCCCATGCCCCACAGCCCAGTTAGTGGAGACAgcgtggaggaggaggaagaggaagagaagaaggtgtGTCTGCCAGGCTTCACTGGCCTTGTCAATTTAGGCAACACCTGCTTCATGAACAGCGTCATTCAGTCTCTGTCCAACACTCGGGAACTCCGGGACTTCTTCCATG ACCGCTCCTTTGAGGCTGAGATCAACTACAACAACCCACTAGGGACTGGTGGGCGTCTGGCCATTGGCTTTGCAGTGCTGCTTCGGGCGCTGTGGAAGGGCACCCACCATGCCTTCCAGCCTTCCAAGTTGAAG GCCATTGTGGCGAGTAAGGCCAGCCAGTTCACAGGCTATGCACAGCATGATGCCCAGGAGTTCATGGCTTTCCTGCTGGATGGGCTGCACGAGGACCTGAATCGCATTCAGAACAAGCCCTACACAGAGACCGTGGATTCAGATGGGCGGCCCGATGAG GTGGTAGCTGAGGAAGCATGGCAGCGGCACAAGATGAGGAATGACTCTTTCATCGTGGACCTATTTCAGGGGCAGTACAAGTCAAAGCTGGTGTGCCCTGTGTGTGCCAAG GTCTCCATCACTTTTGACCCGTTTCTTTATCTGCCGGTGCCCTTGCCACAAAAGCAAAAGGTTCTCCCTGTCTTTTATTTTGCCCGAGAGCCCCACAGCAAGCCCATCAAG TTCCTGGTGAGCGTCAGCAAGGAGAACTCCACTGCAAGCGAAGTATTGGACTCCCTCTCTCAGAGCGTTCATGTGAAGCCTGAGAACCTGCGTTTGGCGGAG GTAATTAAGAATCGTTTCCATCGTGTGTTCCTACCCTCCCACTCACTGGACACTGTGTCCCCATCTGATATGCTCCTCTGCTTTGAGCTCCTATCCTCAGAGTTGGCTAAGGAGCGGGTAGTGGTGCTAGAGGTGCAACAG CGCCCCCAGGTGCCCAGCGTCCCCATCTCCAAGTGTGCAGCCTGCCAGCGGAAGCAACAGTCGGAGGATGAAAAGCTGAAGCGCTGTACCCGGTGCTACCGTGTGGGCTACTGCAACCA GCTCTGCCAGAAAACCCACTGGCCTGACCACAAGGGCCTCTGCCGACCTGAGAACATTGGCTACCCCTTCCTCGTCAGTGTACCTGCCTCACGCCTCACTTATGCCCGCCTTGCTCAGTTGCTAGAGGGCTATGCCCG GTACTCTGTGAGTGTATTCCAGCCACCCTTTCAGCCTGGCCGCATGGCCTTGGAGTCTCAGAGCCCTGGCTGCACCACACTGCTCTCCACTGGCTCCCTGGAGGTTGGGGACAGCGAGAGGGACCCCATTCAGCCACCTGAGCTCCAGCTCGTGACCCCTATGGCTGAGGGGGACACAGGGCTTCCCCGGGTGTGGGCAGCCCCTGACCGGGGTCCTGTGCCCAGCACCAGTGGAATTTCTTCTGAGATGCTGGCCAGTGGGCCCATTGAGGTTGGCTCCTTGTCTGCTGGTGAGAGGGTGTCCCGACCCGAAG CTGCTGTGCCTGGGTACCAGCATCCAAGTGAAGCTATGAATGCCCACACACCCcagttcttcatctataaaattgacTCATCCAGCCGAGAGCAGCGGCTAGAGGACAAAG GAGACACCCCACTGGAGCTGGGTGACGACTGTAGCCTGGCTCTCGTCTGGCGGAACAACGAGCGCTTGCAGGAGTTTGTGTTGGTAGCCTCCAAGGAGCTGGAATGTGCTGAGGATCCAGGCTCTGCCGGTGAGGCTGCCCGGGCCGGCCACTTCACCCTGGACCAGTGCCTCAACCTCTTCACACGGCCTGAGGTGCTGGCACCCGAGGAGGCCTG GTACTGCCCACAGTGCAAACAGCACCGTGAGGCCTCCAAGCAGCTGTTGCTATGGCGCCTGCCAAATGTTCTCATCGTGCAGCTCAAGCGCTTCTCCTTTCGTAGTTTTATCTGGCGTGATAAGATCAATGACTTGGTGGAGTTCCCTGTTAG GAACCTGGACCTGAGCAAGTTCTGCATTGGTCAGAAAGAGGAGCAGCTGCCCAGCTACGATCTATATGCTGTCATCAACCACTATGGAGGCATGATTGGTGGCCACTACACTGCCTGTGCACGCCTGCCCAATGATCGTAGCAGTCAGCGCAGTGACGTGG GCTGGCGCTTGTTTGATGACAGCACAGTGACAACGGTAGACGAGAGCCAGGTTGTGACGCGTTATGCCTATGTACTCTTCTACCGCCGGCGGAACTCTCCTGTGGAGAGGCCCCCCAGGGCAGGTCACTCTGAGCACCACCGAGACCTAGGCCCTGCAGCTGAGGCTGCTGCCAGCCAG
- the USP19 gene encoding ubiquitin carboxyl-terminal hydrolase 19 isoform X47: MSGGASATGPRRGPPGLEDATSKKKQKDRANQESKDGDPRKETGSRYVAQAGLELLASGDPSASASRAAGITGSRHHTRLFFPSSSGSASTPREEQTKEGACEDPHDLLATPPPELLLDWRQSAEEVIVKLRVGVGPLQLEDVDAAFTDTDCVVRFAGGQQWGGVFYAEIKSSCAKVQTRKGSLLHLTLPKKVPMLTWPSLLKKPLGTQELVPGLQCQENGQELSPIALEPGPEPHRAKQEARNQKRAQGRGEVEADEQLCIPPLNPQACLLGSEENLAPLAGEKAVPPGNDPVSPAMVRCRNPGKDDCAKEEMAVAADGATLVDEPESMVNLAFVKNDSYEKGPDSVVVHVYVKEICRDTSRVLFREQDFTLIFQTRDGNFLRLHPGCGPHTIFRWQVKLRNLIEPEQCTFCFTASRIDICLRKRQSQRWGGLEAPAARVGGAKVAVPTGPTPLDSTPPGGAPHPLTGQEEARAVEKDKSKARSEDTGLDNVAARTPMEHVTPKPETHLASPKPTCMVPPMPHSPVSGDSVEEEEEEEKKVCLPGFTGLVNLGNTCFMNSVIQSLSNTRELRDFFHDRSFEAEINYNNPLGTGGRLAIGFAVLLRALWKGTHHAFQPSKLKAIVASKASQFTGYAQHDAQEFMAFLLDGLHEDLNRIQNKPYTETVDSDGRPDEVVAEEAWQRHKMRNDSFIVDLFQGQYKSKLVCPVCAKVSITFDPFLYLPVPLPQKQKVLPVFYFAREPHSKPIKFLVSVSKENSTASEVLDSLSQSVHVKPENLRLAEVIKNRFHRVFLPSHSLDTVSPSDMLLCFELLSSELAKERVVVLEVQQRPQVPSVPISKCAACQRKQQSEDEKLKRCTRCYRVGYCNQLCQKTHWPDHKGLCRPENIGYPFLVSVPASRLTYARLAQLLEGYARYSVSVFQPPFQPGRMALESQSPGCTTLLSTGSLEVGDSERDPIQPPELQLVTPMAEGDTGLPRVWAAPDRGPVPSTSGISSEMLASGPIEVGSLSAGERVSRPEAAVPGYQHPSEAMNAHTPQFFIYKIDSSSREQRLEDKGDTPLELGDDCSLALVWRNNERLQEFVLVASKELECAEDPGSAGEAARAGHFTLDQCLNLFTRPEVLAPEEAWYCPQCKQHREASKQLLLWRLPNVLIVQLKRFSFRSFIWRDKINDLVEFPVRNLDLSKFCIGQKEEQLPSYDLYAVINHYGGMIGGHYTACARLPNDRSSQRSDVGWRLFDDSTVTTVDESQVVTRYAYVLFYRRRNSPVERPPRAGHSEHHRDLGPAAEAAASQGLGPGQAPEVAPTRTAPERFAPSVDRPAPTYSNMEEVD; this comes from the exons ATGTCTGGTGGGGCCAGTGCCACAGGCCCAAGGAGAGGGCCCCCAGGACTGGAGGACGCCACTAGTAAGAAGAAGCAGAAGGATCGAGCAAACCAGGAGAGCAAGGATGGAGATCCTAGGAAAG agacagggtctcgatatgttgcccaggctggtcttgaacttctggcgtcaggtgatccttctgcctcagcctcccgtgcagctgggatcacaggctcacgccaccacacccggctattctTTCCTTCATCGTCAGGGTCAGCATCCACTCCTCGAGAGGAGCAGACCAAAGAGG GAGCTTGTGAAGACCCTCATGATCTCTTGGCTACTCCCCCTCCAGAGTTGCTGCTCGATTGGAGGCAGAGTGCAGAAGAGGTGATTGTCAAGCTTCGTGTGGGAGTAGGTCCCCTGCAGCTGGAGGATGTAGATGCTGCTTTCACAGATACGGACTGTGTGGTACGGTTTGCAG GTGGTCAGCAGTGGGGTGGTGTCTTCTATGCTGAGATAAAAAGCTCTTGTGCTAAAGTGCAAACCCGCAAGGGCAGTCTCCTGCACCTGACACTGCCCAAAAAGGTGCCTATGCTCACGTGGCCCTCCCTCCTG AAGAAACCTCTAGGGACCCAGGAGCTGGTGCCGGGGCTGCAGTGCCAGGAGAATGGGCAGGAACTGTCTCCCATTGCCCTGGAGCCAGGCCCTGAGCCCCACCGGGCTAAGCAGGAGGCCCGGAACCAGAAGCGGGCCCAGGGCCGTGGTGAG GTTGAGGCTGATGAACAGCTTTGCATACCACCGCTGAACCCCCAAgcctgccttctgggctcagagGAGAATTTAGCCCCTTTGGCAGGAGAGAAAGCAGTGCCTCCCGGGAATGACCCAGTCTCTCCAGCCATGGTCCGGTGCAGAAACCCTGGGAAAGATGACTGTGCCAAGGAGGAGATGGCAGTGGCAGCAGATGGTGCAACCTTGGTGGATG AGCCTGAGTCGATGGTGAACCTGGCATTTGTCAAGAATGACTCGTATGAGAAGGGCCCGGATTCAGTGGTGGTGCACGTGTACGTGAAGGAGATCTGCAGGGACACCTCAAGAGTACTTTTCCGTGAGCAGGACTTCACGCTCATCTTCCAGACCAG GGATGGAAACTTCCTGAGGCTGCACCCGGGCTGTGGGCCCCACACCATCTTCCGTTGGCAGGTGAAGCTCAG GAATCTGATTGAGCCAGAGCAGTGCACCTTCTGTTTCACGGCTTCTCGCATCGACATCTGCCTTCGTAAGAGGCAGAGTCAGCGCTGGGGGGGCCTGGAGGCCCCGGCTGCACGAG TGGGTGGTGCAAAGGTTGCCGTGCCGACAGGTCCAACCCCTCTGGATTCAACCCCACCAGGAGgtgctccccaccccctgacaggccagGAGGAGGCCCGGGCTGTGGAGAAGGATAAATCCAAGGCACGATCTGAGGACACAGGGCTAGACAATGTGGCAGCGCGCACACCCATGGAGCATGTAACCCCAAAGCCAGAGACACATCTGGCCTCG CCCAAGCCTACATGCATGGTGCCTCCCATGCCCCACAGCCCAGTTAGTGGAGACAgcgtggaggaggaggaagaggaagagaagaaggtgtGTCTGCCAGGCTTCACTGGCCTTGTCAATTTAGGCAACACCTGCTTCATGAACAGCGTCATTCAGTCTCTGTCCAACACTCGGGAACTCCGGGACTTCTTCCATG ACCGCTCCTTTGAGGCTGAGATCAACTACAACAACCCACTAGGGACTGGTGGGCGTCTGGCCATTGGCTTTGCAGTGCTGCTTCGGGCGCTGTGGAAGGGCACCCACCATGCCTTCCAGCCTTCCAAGTTGAAG GCCATTGTGGCGAGTAAGGCCAGCCAGTTCACAGGCTATGCACAGCATGATGCCCAGGAGTTCATGGCTTTCCTGCTGGATGGGCTGCACGAGGACCTGAATCGCATTCAGAACAAGCCCTACACAGAGACCGTGGATTCAGATGGGCGGCCCGATGAG GTGGTAGCTGAGGAAGCATGGCAGCGGCACAAGATGAGGAATGACTCTTTCATCGTGGACCTATTTCAGGGGCAGTACAAGTCAAAGCTGGTGTGCCCTGTGTGTGCCAAG GTCTCCATCACTTTTGACCCGTTTCTTTATCTGCCGGTGCCCTTGCCACAAAAGCAAAAGGTTCTCCCTGTCTTTTATTTTGCCCGAGAGCCCCACAGCAAGCCCATCAAG TTCCTGGTGAGCGTCAGCAAGGAGAACTCCACTGCAAGCGAAGTATTGGACTCCCTCTCTCAGAGCGTTCATGTGAAGCCTGAGAACCTGCGTTTGGCGGAG GTAATTAAGAATCGTTTCCATCGTGTGTTCCTACCCTCCCACTCACTGGACACTGTGTCCCCATCTGATATGCTCCTCTGCTTTGAGCTCCTATCCTCAGAGTTGGCTAAGGAGCGGGTAGTGGTGCTAGAGGTGCAACAG CGCCCCCAGGTGCCCAGCGTCCCCATCTCCAAGTGTGCAGCCTGCCAGCGGAAGCAACAGTCGGAGGATGAAAAGCTGAAGCGCTGTACCCGGTGCTACCGTGTGGGCTACTGCAACCA GCTCTGCCAGAAAACCCACTGGCCTGACCACAAGGGCCTCTGCCGACCTGAGAACATTGGCTACCCCTTCCTCGTCAGTGTACCTGCCTCACGCCTCACTTATGCCCGCCTTGCTCAGTTGCTAGAGGGCTATGCCCG GTACTCTGTGAGTGTATTCCAGCCACCCTTTCAGCCTGGCCGCATGGCCTTGGAGTCTCAGAGCCCTGGCTGCACCACACTGCTCTCCACTGGCTCCCTGGAGGTTGGGGACAGCGAGAGGGACCCCATTCAGCCACCTGAGCTCCAGCTCGTGACCCCTATGGCTGAGGGGGACACAGGGCTTCCCCGGGTGTGGGCAGCCCCTGACCGGGGTCCTGTGCCCAGCACCAGTGGAATTTCTTCTGAGATGCTGGCCAGTGGGCCCATTGAGGTTGGCTCCTTGTCTGCTGGTGAGAGGGTGTCCCGACCCGAAG CTGCTGTGCCTGGGTACCAGCATCCAAGTGAAGCTATGAATGCCCACACACCCcagttcttcatctataaaattgacTCATCCAGCCGAGAGCAGCGGCTAGAGGACAAAG GAGACACCCCACTGGAGCTGGGTGACGACTGTAGCCTGGCTCTCGTCTGGCGGAACAACGAGCGCTTGCAGGAGTTTGTGTTGGTAGCCTCCAAGGAGCTGGAATGTGCTGAGGATCCAGGCTCTGCCGGTGAGGCTGCCCGGGCCGGCCACTTCACCCTGGACCAGTGCCTCAACCTCTTCACACGGCCTGAGGTGCTGGCACCCGAGGAGGCCTG GTACTGCCCACAGTGCAAACAGCACCGTGAGGCCTCCAAGCAGCTGTTGCTATGGCGCCTGCCAAATGTTCTCATCGTGCAGCTCAAGCGCTTCTCCTTTCGTAGTTTTATCTGGCGTGATAAGATCAATGACTTGGTGGAGTTCCCTGTTAG GAACCTGGACCTGAGCAAGTTCTGCATTGGTCAGAAAGAGGAGCAGCTGCCCAGCTACGATCTATATGCTGTCATCAACCACTATGGAGGCATGATTGGTGGCCACTACACTGCCTGTGCACGCCTGCCCAATGATCGTAGCAGTCAGCGCAGTGACGTGG GCTGGCGCTTGTTTGATGACAGCACAGTGACAACGGTAGACGAGAGCCAGGTTGTGACGCGTTATGCCTATGTACTCTTCTACCGCCGGCGGAACTCTCCTGTGGAGAGGCCCCCCAGGGCAGGTCACTCTGAGCACCACCGAGACCTAGGCCCTGCAGCTGAGGCTGCTGCCAGCCAG